In one Brevibacterium sp. CBA3109 genomic region, the following are encoded:
- the lysS gene encoding lysine--tRNA ligase, whose protein sequence is MADTESNTPENADLSPEHLDPEQIRIRKEKRQRLLDSDTDAYPVGIPRTHTLAEVHAAHDGLEAGDETEDIVGVVGRVVFVRTTGKLCFVTLQSGDGTRLQGMLSLREVGEERLGDFKTDVDLGDFLFVHGKVIKSKRGELSVLADSWTMASKALRPLPGLHTELAEDTRVRQRYLDLITREEARKTMLTRAEVMSSLRRTFAGQEFVEIETPMLQTMHGGAAARPFKTHMNAYDIDMFLRIAPELFLKRAIVGGIENVFEINRNFRNEGADSTHSPEFAMLEAYQSYGDYHSIADLTKTLVQNAAQDATGSLVVKLEDGEDYDFGGDWRVVSMYETLSEESGVEVTPETELDVLEGIAAENNVDLGGVFRSHGKYVEELWEHFYQDKLWAPTFVTDFPVDTSPLVREHRTKKGVVEKWDLYVRGFELATGYSELVDPVIQRERFEAQAADAVKGDEEAMGLDEEFLTAMEHGMPPTGGMGMGLDRLLMALTGLGIRETILFPFTKPIASGNSEIAEEG, encoded by the coding sequence ATGGCAGATACCGAGTCGAACACGCCCGAAAACGCAGACCTTTCACCCGAGCATCTCGATCCCGAGCAGATCCGGATCCGAAAGGAAAAGCGCCAACGGCTCTTGGACTCCGACACCGATGCCTATCCGGTCGGAATTCCGCGCACGCACACCCTCGCCGAGGTTCATGCCGCGCATGACGGCTTGGAAGCTGGAGATGAGACCGAGGACATCGTCGGCGTCGTCGGCCGTGTCGTATTCGTCAGGACCACGGGCAAACTCTGCTTCGTGACTCTGCAATCTGGGGACGGGACGCGCCTCCAAGGCATGCTGTCTCTGCGTGAAGTGGGGGAAGAGCGCCTCGGCGACTTCAAGACCGACGTCGATCTGGGAGACTTCCTGTTCGTCCACGGCAAGGTCATCAAGTCCAAACGCGGCGAACTTTCGGTGCTCGCCGATTCTTGGACGATGGCCAGCAAAGCGCTGCGTCCGCTACCGGGCCTGCACACCGAGCTGGCCGAGGACACTCGCGTGCGTCAGCGCTACCTCGACCTGATCACACGCGAAGAAGCACGGAAGACCATGCTGACCCGAGCGGAGGTCATGTCCTCCCTGCGCCGGACGTTCGCCGGGCAGGAGTTCGTCGAGATTGAGACTCCGATGCTCCAGACCATGCACGGTGGCGCTGCGGCACGTCCGTTCAAAACACATATGAACGCCTACGACATCGATATGTTCCTGCGCATCGCACCGGAACTCTTCCTCAAGCGGGCGATCGTCGGCGGCATCGAGAACGTCTTCGAGATCAACCGCAACTTTCGCAATGAAGGTGCCGACTCCACCCACTCCCCGGAGTTCGCGATGCTCGAGGCCTACCAGTCCTACGGCGACTACCACTCGATCGCTGATCTGACGAAGACCCTGGTCCAGAATGCGGCACAGGACGCCACCGGATCCCTCGTGGTGAAGCTGGAGGACGGTGAGGACTACGATTTCGGTGGTGACTGGCGAGTCGTCAGCATGTACGAGACCTTGTCCGAGGAATCCGGAGTCGAAGTCACCCCGGAAACCGAGCTCGACGTCCTCGAAGGCATCGCGGCTGAGAACAATGTCGACCTGGGTGGAGTCTTCCGCTCACATGGAAAGTATGTCGAGGAGCTGTGGGAGCACTTCTACCAGGACAAGCTGTGGGCGCCGACGTTCGTCACCGATTTCCCCGTCGACACCTCCCCTCTGGTCCGTGAACATCGGACCAAGAAGGGCGTTGTGGAGAAGTGGGACCTTTATGTTCGCGGCTTCGAACTGGCCACAGGCTATTCCGAGCTCGTCGACCCGGTCATCCAGCGTGAAAGGTTCGAGGCTCAGGCGGCTGACGCGGTCAAGGGTGATGAAGAAGCAATGGGGCTTGACGAGGAATTCCTCACCGCCATGGAACACGGAATGCCGCCGACGGGCGGTATGGGGATGGGGCTTGACCGTCTGCTCATGGCTTTGACCGGCCTGGGAATTCGAGAAACCATTCTCTTCCCATTTACGAAGCCAATTGCCTCGGGTAATTCGGAAATAGCTGAGGAGGGTTGA
- a CDS encoding Lsr2 family protein encodes MAREMRLVLTDDFDGSAASETVRFSLDQGTYELELSTENAEKLRETFAPFIAKARRVANPGGRGRRTGSGSATGPKRDTAKIREWAQANGYQLGDRGRIPLEIVQAYEAADS; translated from the coding sequence ATGGCAAGGGAGATGCGACTCGTTCTTACGGATGATTTCGATGGCTCGGCGGCGTCGGAAACAGTTCGCTTCAGCCTCGACCAAGGTACCTACGAACTTGAACTGTCGACAGAGAATGCCGAAAAGCTCCGTGAAACGTTCGCCCCGTTCATCGCCAAGGCTCGTCGGGTAGCGAACCCGGGCGGTCGTGGACGACGCACAGGGTCCGGCTCCGCTACGGGTCCGAAGCGCGACACTGCCAAGATTCGCGAATGGGCACAGGCAAACGGATATCAGCTGGGCGATCGTGGACGCATTCCACTTGAAATCGTCCAGGCATACGAAGCTGCAGACAGCTGA
- a CDS encoding ATP-dependent Clp protease ATP-binding subunit — translation MFERFTDRARRVVVLAQEEAKLLKHNYIGTEHILLGLIHEGEGLAAKALEGMDISLEQVRDQVQEIIGQGQQAPSGHIPFTPRAKKVLELSLREALQLGHSYIGTEHILLGLIREGEGVAAQVLVKLGADLGRVRQEVIKLLSGYQGKEPVSAGGREEGTPSGSLVLDQFGTNLTAAAREGNLDPVIGRHEQMQRVMQILSRRTKNNPVLIGEPGVGKTAVVEGLALAIVNGEVPEILEGKQLYTLDLGSLVAGSRYRGDFEERLKKVLKEIRTRGDIILFIDEIHTLVGAGAAEGAIDAASILKPMLARGELQTIGATTLDEYRKHIEKDAALERRFQPIQVPEPSLAHSIEILKGLRDKYEAHHKVTITEGALSAAVNMSDRYVNDRYLPDKAIDLIDEAGAKLRISRLSVPQEIRDLEEKILEARHRKEAAIDAQDFELAASERDSEMKLQQDKDEQTEAWRKSGKDTSAVVDADLIAEVLAAATGIPIFKLTEEESSRLLRMEDELHKRIIGQDDAVKSISRAIRRTRAGLKDPKRPSGSFIFAGPTGVGKTELAKALSEFLFGDEDSLISLDMSEYSEKHTVSRLFGSPPGYVGYEEGGQLTEKVRRKPFSVVLFDEVEKAHSDIFNSLLQILEDGRLTDSQGREVDFKNTIIIMTTNLGTRDISSGLQLGFQVEGSTNNNYERMKQKVNEELKQHFRPEFLNRVDDTIVFPQLNKEEILQIVDQFLARLDARLADQGMKVEVSDAAKSLLADRGYDPVLGARPLRRTIQLEIEDHLSEKILFKEIGSGQTIRVDVKGEGKEMEFTFEGVETESIAASGPDDSGSGGELAGAGSSGGSGSGSSAS, via the coding sequence ATGTTCGAGCGGTTCACTGACCGAGCACGCCGAGTGGTAGTGCTTGCCCAGGAAGAAGCCAAACTACTCAAACATAACTACATCGGAACCGAGCACATCCTGCTCGGCCTGATCCACGAGGGTGAGGGCCTGGCAGCCAAAGCACTTGAGGGAATGGACATCTCCCTCGAGCAGGTGCGCGACCAAGTCCAAGAGATCATCGGACAGGGACAGCAGGCACCGAGCGGGCACATCCCGTTCACTCCGCGTGCGAAAAAGGTCCTCGAGCTCAGCCTCCGTGAGGCACTGCAGCTGGGGCACAGCTACATCGGAACCGAGCACATCCTGCTCGGACTGATCCGCGAGGGTGAAGGCGTTGCCGCACAGGTGCTCGTCAAGCTGGGCGCCGACCTGGGACGAGTCCGTCAGGAAGTCATCAAGCTTCTGTCGGGCTACCAGGGCAAAGAACCCGTCTCCGCGGGCGGACGAGAGGAGGGAACCCCCTCCGGCTCGCTGGTCCTCGACCAGTTCGGCACGAACCTGACCGCAGCCGCACGCGAGGGCAATCTCGATCCGGTCATCGGCCGGCACGAGCAGATGCAGCGCGTGATGCAGATCCTGTCCCGTCGGACCAAGAACAACCCTGTCCTCATCGGTGAACCCGGCGTCGGCAAGACCGCAGTGGTCGAAGGACTCGCCTTGGCGATCGTCAACGGCGAAGTTCCGGAGATCCTCGAGGGCAAGCAGCTCTACACCCTGGACCTCGGATCACTGGTGGCCGGCTCCCGCTATCGTGGTGACTTCGAGGAACGCCTGAAGAAGGTCCTCAAAGAGATCCGCACACGCGGGGACATCATCCTCTTCATCGACGAGATTCACACCCTGGTGGGTGCGGGTGCTGCTGAAGGCGCCATCGATGCGGCTTCGATCCTCAAGCCCATGTTGGCTCGAGGCGAACTGCAGACGATCGGTGCGACAACTCTTGATGAGTACCGCAAGCACATCGAGAAGGATGCGGCTCTGGAACGTCGGTTCCAGCCGATTCAGGTTCCCGAACCTTCGCTGGCGCATTCGATCGAGATCCTCAAGGGGCTGCGCGACAAGTACGAGGCGCACCACAAGGTCACGATCACGGAAGGCGCACTCTCGGCTGCCGTGAATATGTCCGATCGCTACGTCAATGACAGGTACCTGCCGGACAAGGCGATCGACCTCATCGACGAAGCAGGTGCCAAGTTGCGCATCTCGCGTCTGTCGGTGCCGCAGGAGATCCGTGACCTGGAGGAGAAGATCCTCGAGGCTCGCCATCGCAAGGAAGCCGCCATCGATGCTCAGGACTTTGAGCTCGCGGCATCTGAACGTGACTCCGAGATGAAGCTGCAGCAGGACAAAGACGAACAGACCGAGGCTTGGCGCAAGAGCGGCAAAGACACCTCTGCCGTCGTTGACGCGGACCTGATCGCCGAGGTGCTGGCAGCCGCCACCGGTATTCCGATCTTCAAGCTCACCGAGGAAGAATCCTCGCGTCTGCTGCGGATGGAAGACGAACTGCACAAGCGCATCATCGGGCAGGACGACGCGGTCAAGTCGATCTCCCGTGCCATCCGCCGGACCCGTGCGGGTCTGAAGGATCCGAAGCGGCCCTCCGGCTCATTCATCTTCGCTGGCCCCACGGGCGTCGGCAAGACCGAGTTGGCGAAGGCTCTGTCGGAGTTCCTGTTCGGTGATGAGGATTCGCTCATCAGCCTGGACATGTCGGAGTACTCGGAGAAGCACACCGTGTCGCGACTGTTCGGTTCGCCTCCCGGCTATGTGGGCTACGAAGAGGGCGGTCAGCTGACGGAGAAGGTCCGTCGCAAACCGTTCTCAGTGGTCCTCTTCGACGAGGTGGAGAAGGCTCACTCGGATATCTTCAACTCACTGTTGCAGATCCTCGAGGATGGTCGTCTGACTGACTCGCAGGGTCGTGAGGTGGACTTTAAGAACACGATCATCATCATGACCACCAACCTGGGTACACGAGACATCTCGAGTGGTCTGCAGCTGGGCTTCCAAGTTGAGGGCAGTACCAACAACAACTACGAGCGTATGAAGCAGAAGGTCAACGAGGAGCTCAAGCAGCACTTCCGGCCCGAGTTCCTCAACCGTGTCGATGACACGATTGTCTTCCCTCAGCTGAACAAGGAAGAGATTCTGCAGATCGTCGATCAGTTCCTGGCACGTCTGGACGCACGTCTGGCCGATCAGGGCATGAAGGTCGAAGTCAGCGATGCGGCCAAGAGCCTCCTCGCCGATCGTGGCTACGATCCGGTCTTGGGTGCTCGTCCGCTGCGTCGCACGATTCAGCTCGAGATCGAAGACCACCTGTCCGAGAAGATCCTGTTCAAGGAGATCGGAAGCGGTCAGACCATCAGGGTCGACGTCAAGGGAGAAGGCAAGGAAATGGAATTCACGTTCGAGGGCGTGGAGACCGAGAGCATTGCCGCCAGCGGTCCGGATGATTCCGGTTCCGGTGGAGAACTCGCTGGAGCCGGTTCGTCCGGCGGCAGCGGTTCTGGAAGCTCTGCTTCCTGA
- a CDS encoding amino-acid N-acetyltransferase, with translation MSSAPIDFDHDQVSADHHFNHSLPGGLFLRRARTSDVKGIEALVAPLAEERILLAKDTVTYFETLQEFWLVVDPQPDGTEILAGCAALHIIWADLAETRTVATSPAYRGRGVGKALIRQLLSDAVAIGVDRVFCLTFETGFFGSLGFEPIKGIPVSPEVYVELLHSADEGVAEFLDLARVKPNTLGNARMIKYL, from the coding sequence ATGAGCTCAGCCCCAATCGACTTCGACCATGATCAGGTCTCCGCAGACCACCACTTCAACCATTCCCTTCCCGGTGGCCTCTTCCTGCGCAGGGCTCGGACGAGCGACGTCAAGGGGATTGAGGCGTTGGTCGCGCCGCTGGCCGAAGAGCGCATCCTGCTGGCCAAGGACACCGTCACCTACTTTGAGACCCTGCAGGAATTCTGGCTGGTTGTGGACCCGCAGCCGGACGGAACCGAGATTCTTGCCGGATGCGCGGCGTTGCACATCATCTGGGCCGACCTTGCGGAAACGCGCACGGTTGCCACCTCGCCGGCCTATCGGGGGCGCGGAGTGGGTAAGGCGCTCATCCGGCAGCTCCTCTCAGACGCTGTGGCAATCGGTGTCGACAGGGTCTTCTGCCTGACCTTCGAGACCGGGTTCTTCGGTTCGCTCGGATTCGAGCCGATCAAGGGCATCCCAGTCTCCCCAGAGGTCTACGTCGAGCTTCTGCACTCCGCCGACGAAGGCGTGGCCGAGTTCCTGGACCTGGCCCGAGTCAAACCCAATACGTTGGGCAATGCTCGGATGATCAAGTACCTGTGA
- a CDS encoding A/G-specific adenine glycosylase, protein MTHRATAESRSSRPDSPFPTVADTDIHRVRQTIITWFETAARPLPWRDADTSAWAVLVSEIMSQQTPVSRVEPRWREWLQKWPTPADLAQATTAEVLHSWDRLGYPRRALRLQEAARVIAEELDGSVPQTAQELERLPGIGAYTAAAVASFAHGERTTVLDTNVRRVLIRLFAGRDRPSASPGRAETEWAGQFVPETDHEKWNAGVMEFGALVCTARNPGCQTCPLNDICAWQKAGRPASAEKPKTQKWAGTDRQLRGAIMDVLKSAHAEAASDFPDSVTLDLFTASTTTIDSDLLDTLGHATSESLTKMRDLTADTDRILRIIDGLVVDGLAAQHEERLTLPQ, encoded by the coding sequence ATGACACACCGAGCCACCGCCGAATCGAGATCTTCGCGTCCCGATTCCCCATTCCCCACAGTTGCAGACACGGATATTCACCGCGTTCGCCAGACGATCATCACTTGGTTCGAAACCGCGGCTCGCCCCCTGCCCTGGAGAGATGCCGACACCAGCGCGTGGGCGGTCCTCGTCAGTGAGATCATGTCACAGCAGACTCCCGTCTCCCGGGTCGAACCCCGCTGGCGGGAATGGCTGCAGAAGTGGCCCACACCCGCGGATCTGGCGCAGGCGACCACCGCCGAAGTGCTCCATAGCTGGGACCGTCTCGGCTACCCGCGAAGGGCTCTGCGGCTGCAGGAAGCCGCGCGGGTGATCGCCGAGGAACTCGACGGAAGCGTGCCCCAGACCGCACAGGAACTCGAACGTCTCCCCGGCATCGGTGCGTATACCGCAGCCGCTGTGGCCTCCTTCGCCCACGGTGAACGCACCACCGTGCTCGACACAAATGTGCGACGTGTTCTCATCCGGCTCTTTGCGGGACGTGATCGCCCTTCAGCCTCACCGGGCCGTGCAGAGACCGAGTGGGCAGGCCAGTTCGTACCCGAGACGGACCATGAGAAGTGGAACGCCGGGGTCATGGAATTCGGCGCACTCGTGTGCACGGCCAGGAATCCCGGGTGCCAGACCTGCCCGCTCAATGACATCTGCGCCTGGCAGAAGGCGGGAAGACCTGCCTCGGCGGAGAAACCGAAGACACAGAAGTGGGCAGGCACGGACCGTCAGCTGCGCGGCGCCATCATGGACGTGCTCAAGTCTGCGCATGCGGAGGCAGCAAGCGACTTCCCGGATTCTGTGACCCTCGACCTCTTCACAGCGTCGACCACGACGATCGATTCGGATCTCTTAGACACCCTCGGCCATGCGACTTCCGAATCACTGACAAAGATGCGCGACCTCACCGCGGATACAGATCGGATCCTGCGCATCATCGACGGGCTCGTCGTTGATGGACTCGCAGCGCAGCACGAGGAACGCCTCACCCTCCCTCAGTGA
- a CDS encoding VOC family protein, with the protein MTTTVFPAMRTTDAAATTALLAALGFTERLTVRDEADPELIVHAEYALGDTGGIMFGSVRNDGSALDSVGGNSLYIVVDTEREVDRLYEEITDMGHAIVKPVATQPHGGREFDFRDHDGNSWGVGSYRGA; encoded by the coding sequence ATGACCACGACAGTTTTTCCGGCAATGAGAACCACGGACGCGGCCGCCACGACCGCTCTGTTGGCAGCACTCGGTTTCACTGAGCGGCTCACAGTCAGGGACGAGGCCGATCCCGAGCTCATCGTCCATGCCGAATACGCACTCGGTGATACGGGTGGAATCATGTTCGGCTCCGTCCGCAACGACGGGTCAGCACTCGACAGCGTCGGCGGCAACTCTCTCTACATCGTCGTCGACACGGAACGAGAAGTCGACCGGCTCTACGAGGAGATCACGGACATGGGCCATGCGATCGTCAAGCCGGTGGCAACACAGCCCCATGGCGGCCGAGAGTTCGACTTCCGCGACCACGATGGCAACTCCTGGGGCGTGGGCTCCTACCGCGGAGCCTGA
- the radA gene encoding DNA repair protein RadA, with translation MSFTCTECGYSTVKWLGRCPECQAWGTLEEKGAGKTSVKTKVKKSTGAKSINQIDSTLAQARTTYVSEFDRVLGGGIVPGAVVLLSGEPGVGKSTLLLDVASRLAKFGSKVLYVTGEESAGQVRLRAERINALEDSLLLAAETDLGAVLGMIEAEEPDMLIVDSIQTLASSEIDGVPGGVTQVREVAAALIREAKSRSLPTVLVGHITKDGTIAGPRLLEHLVDVVCNFEGERHSRLRLLRAVKNRFGPTDDVGCFDMEENGIKSLEDPSGLFLSRSGSNPPGTCLTVTQEGKRPLLVEVQSLITESAGGQSRRSVSGVDSSRVAMMLAVLSQKIGTISLAKSDVFTATVGGAKLSEPASDLAICLSLASAAIGKSMAAKFVAIGEISLSGEIRNVPNLGQRLNEASRLGITHAIVAHGALRNVSTPQGMRVKECEHVSEAVELLLGGK, from the coding sequence ATGTCTTTCACCTGCACCGAATGTGGCTATTCGACCGTCAAATGGCTGGGTCGCTGCCCTGAATGCCAAGCCTGGGGCACACTCGAGGAGAAGGGCGCGGGGAAGACCTCGGTCAAGACGAAGGTCAAGAAGTCCACCGGGGCGAAATCGATCAACCAGATCGATTCCACCCTGGCCCAGGCGAGAACCACGTATGTCAGCGAATTCGACCGCGTCCTCGGCGGTGGCATCGTCCCCGGTGCTGTCGTTCTCCTGTCTGGTGAACCGGGCGTAGGAAAATCGACTCTTCTGCTCGACGTCGCTTCACGCCTTGCCAAATTCGGCTCCAAGGTCCTCTACGTCACCGGTGAGGAATCCGCCGGACAAGTCCGGCTGCGGGCCGAGCGCATCAACGCGCTCGAGGACTCTCTGCTGTTGGCGGCGGAGACCGACCTCGGCGCTGTCCTGGGAATGATCGAGGCTGAAGAGCCCGACATGCTCATCGTCGATTCCATCCAGACACTCGCCTCATCCGAGATCGACGGTGTGCCGGGAGGAGTCACTCAGGTCCGAGAGGTGGCTGCTGCCCTCATTCGGGAGGCGAAGTCTAGGTCGCTGCCAACAGTGCTCGTTGGCCACATTACGAAGGACGGCACGATCGCCGGACCCCGGCTTCTCGAGCACCTCGTCGATGTGGTGTGCAACTTCGAAGGGGAACGCCACTCCCGACTGCGTCTGCTGCGCGCTGTGAAGAACCGGTTCGGGCCGACCGACGATGTCGGCTGCTTCGACATGGAGGAAAACGGCATCAAGAGCCTCGAGGATCCCTCTGGCCTCTTCCTCTCCCGCAGCGGCAGCAATCCCCCAGGCACCTGTCTGACAGTGACGCAGGAGGGCAAACGTCCGCTCCTCGTCGAAGTTCAATCGCTCATCACCGAATCCGCGGGCGGGCAGTCTCGCAGGTCCGTCTCCGGTGTGGACTCCTCACGAGTGGCCATGATGCTCGCCGTGCTCAGTCAGAAAATCGGGACTATCAGTTTGGCCAAGTCCGATGTCTTCACCGCCACGGTCGGAGGCGCAAAGCTCAGTGAACCGGCCAGCGACCTCGCGATCTGCCTCTCGCTGGCGTCGGCCGCGATCGGTAAGTCCATGGCCGCAAAATTTGTTGCGATCGGTGAGATCAGCCTCTCGGGAGAGATCCGCAATGTCCCTAACCTGGGCCAGCGGCTCAATGAGGCCTCCCGCCTCGGCATCACCCATGCGATCGTCGCTCACGGCGCATTGCGAAACGTCTCGACTCCCCAGGGAATGCGCGTCAAGGAATGTGAGCACGTCTCCGAAGCCGTTGAGCTGCTGCTGGGAGGCAAATGA
- the map gene encoding type I methionyl aminopeptidase produces MIELKTPAEIDKMAVTGRFVAKTLAELSSLAEPGMNIMHLEKRARKLIEEAGAVSCYWDYAPSFGEGPFRNVICLSVNDGVLHGKPHDYVMRNGDLLTLDFAVSIDGWVADAARSVVVGDGSDEDQRLIDSTWAGLEAGISAAQPGNRLGDISKAIGDVADEQRIPVNLDFGGHGLGHTMHEDPHVANRGKGGRGLVLKPGLTLAIEPWWSFTSKKLAVDKDGWTLRLADGSNGAHSENTIAITEDGPRVLTTLD; encoded by the coding sequence GTGATTGAGCTGAAGACACCCGCCGAGATCGACAAGATGGCGGTCACCGGCCGATTCGTCGCGAAGACATTGGCCGAGCTGTCTTCGCTCGCGGAACCAGGCATGAACATCATGCATCTGGAAAAGCGGGCGCGGAAGCTCATCGAGGAGGCCGGGGCCGTCTCCTGCTATTGGGACTACGCTCCATCGTTTGGCGAAGGCCCTTTCAGAAATGTCATCTGCCTCTCAGTCAACGACGGAGTCCTCCACGGCAAACCCCATGACTACGTAATGAGGAACGGCGACCTGCTCACCCTGGACTTCGCCGTGTCCATCGATGGCTGGGTCGCCGATGCCGCACGCTCCGTCGTCGTCGGTGACGGCAGCGACGAGGACCAGCGCCTCATCGACTCCACCTGGGCAGGGCTGGAAGCCGGCATTTCGGCAGCGCAGCCGGGCAACCGCCTCGGCGATATCTCGAAGGCCATCGGCGATGTTGCCGATGAGCAGCGGATTCCGGTGAACCTCGACTTCGGCGGCCACGGGCTCGGCCATACGATGCACGAAGATCCACATGTCGCCAACCGGGGCAAGGGCGGACGCGGCCTGGTACTCAAACCAGGCCTGACACTGGCGATCGAGCCATGGTGGTCGTTCACCTCGAAGAAGCTGGCCGTCGACAAGGACGGCTGGACCCTGCGCCTGGCAGACGGATCGAACGGCGCGCATTCGGAGAACACGATCGCCATCACCGAGGACGGCCCGCGAGTTCTCACCACCCTGGACTGA